A section of the Microbacterium forte genome encodes:
- a CDS encoding sterol carrier family protein — MPSRKIDIIDGRAALDEVRRADAAGEKPQRTPLATAVRYLLQLLDEKAPGNSVEVRVPPFGAVQVIQGPRHTRGTPPNVVEMDPATWIAVATGTEHWADAAGSGRVSASGTRADLSDVLPLRP; from the coding sequence ATGCCCTCCAGGAAGATCGACATCATCGATGGCCGCGCGGCGCTCGATGAGGTCAGGAGAGCGGATGCCGCGGGCGAGAAGCCGCAGCGCACCCCGCTCGCCACTGCCGTGCGCTATCTGCTGCAGCTGCTCGACGAGAAGGCTCCGGGCAACAGCGTCGAGGTGCGAGTGCCGCCGTTCGGCGCCGTGCAGGTGATCCAGGGCCCTCGGCATACGCGCGGAACCCCGCCGAACGTCGTCGAGATGGACCCGGCGACCTGGATCGCCGTCGCCACGGGCACGGAGCACTGGGCGGATGCCGCGGGCTCGGGCCGGGTGAGCGCATCGGGCACCCGCGCGGACCTCTCGGACGTCCTGCCGCTGCGTCCCTGA
- a CDS encoding amino acid ABC transporter substrate-binding protein/permease, whose product MIPHPSPASARLRAFGRTVGAMALTAFIAAGALLGGASAATAADDSETYVIGTDTTFAPFEFTSPEGELVGIDMDLLRAIADDQGFEVEIRQLGFDAAVQALQANQVDAVMAGMSITEEREKTFDFSEPYFTSGIQLGVLESSDIQSLDDLDGEAVAVKTGTQGQTFAEENQDEFGFRITPYQDTTDMVDAVKAGQAVGYFEDFPVLAYGIQQGSGFRLIGEPELGGEYGFAVNKGQNPELVEMFNAGLENLKASGEYDEIVDSYLAGGEESTQATDIFSVAVKYWPALMEGLWLTILATLVAIVAAFILGLIFGFGRVSAFAPFRWVATAYVYVFRGTPILVQAFFVFFAIPQLFPGLTFNPFVAGAITLSLNTGAYMTEIIRGGIQAVDPGQSEASRSLGLGHWKTMRKVVLPQAFRIMIPSFVNQGIITLKDTSLISVIGLAELTFVSRQIIASTYLSAQVLTIVAIIYFVVITLLTLLANRLERKFNA is encoded by the coding sequence GTGATCCCACATCCCTCTCCTGCTTCCGCGCGCCTGCGCGCGTTCGGACGCACCGTCGGGGCGATGGCGCTCACGGCGTTCATCGCGGCCGGTGCGCTGCTCGGCGGCGCGTCCGCGGCCACCGCGGCCGACGACTCCGAGACCTATGTCATCGGCACCGACACGACGTTCGCGCCGTTCGAGTTCACCTCTCCCGAGGGCGAGCTCGTCGGCATCGACATGGATCTGCTGCGCGCGATCGCAGACGACCAGGGCTTCGAGGTCGAGATCCGCCAGCTCGGGTTCGACGCCGCGGTGCAGGCTCTGCAGGCCAACCAGGTCGACGCCGTCATGGCGGGCATGTCGATCACGGAAGAGCGCGAGAAGACGTTCGACTTCAGCGAGCCGTACTTCACCAGCGGCATCCAGCTCGGAGTGCTCGAGTCCAGCGACATCCAGTCGCTCGACGACCTCGACGGCGAAGCGGTGGCGGTCAAGACCGGCACCCAGGGGCAGACGTTCGCCGAGGAGAACCAGGACGAATTCGGCTTCCGCATCACGCCGTACCAGGACACGACCGACATGGTGGATGCCGTCAAGGCCGGCCAGGCCGTCGGCTACTTCGAGGACTTCCCGGTGCTCGCCTACGGCATCCAGCAGGGGTCCGGCTTCCGCCTGATCGGCGAGCCGGAGCTCGGCGGCGAATACGGATTCGCGGTCAACAAGGGCCAGAACCCCGAACTCGTGGAGATGTTCAACGCGGGTCTCGAGAACCTCAAGGCCTCGGGGGAGTACGACGAGATCGTCGACAGCTACCTCGCAGGCGGCGAGGAGAGCACGCAGGCGACCGACATCTTCTCCGTGGCGGTGAAGTACTGGCCCGCTCTGATGGAGGGCCTGTGGCTCACGATCCTCGCGACGCTGGTCGCGATCGTGGCGGCGTTCATCCTCGGGCTCATCTTCGGCTTCGGCCGGGTGTCGGCCTTCGCGCCGTTCCGCTGGGTGGCCACCGCGTACGTCTACGTGTTCCGCGGCACCCCGATCCTGGTGCAGGCGTTCTTCGTGTTCTTCGCCATCCCGCAGCTGTTCCCCGGGCTCACGTTCAACCCGTTCGTCGCGGGCGCCATCACGCTCTCGTTGAACACCGGTGCGTACATGACCGAGATCATCCGCGGCGGCATCCAGGCCGTCGACCCCGGTCAGTCCGAGGCGTCGCGTTCCCTGGGCCTCGGCCACTGGAAGACCATGCGGAAGGTCGTGCTGCCGCAGGCCTTCCGCATCATGATCCCGTCGTTCGTGAACCAGGGCATCATCACCCTCAAGGACACCTCGCTGATCAGCGTGATCGGGCTCGCCGAGCTCACGTTCGTGTCGCGCCAGATCATCGCCTCGACGTACCTGTCGGCCCAGGTGCTGACCATCGTCGCCATCATCTACTTCGTCGTGATCACGCTTCTCACGCTGCTCGCGAACCGCCTGGAGAGGAAGTTCAACGCATGA
- a CDS encoding winged helix-turn-helix transcriptional regulator, with protein MPLRSDWSTATCPIARSADVLADPWVLLILRELFSGRTRFDELRDATGAADSVLARRLALMTEAGLVRRDDERGYLLTEVGRETLPILHAYARFTRVTDPDGPWGLTVGCGRCGGLAASADWCTTCAAPLDADTTRWSRRSMGGEPFALASGTAA; from the coding sequence ATGCCGCTCCGCTCCGACTGGTCGACAGCCACGTGTCCGATCGCCCGCTCCGCCGATGTGCTCGCCGACCCGTGGGTGCTTCTGATCCTGCGCGAGCTGTTCTCGGGTCGCACCCGCTTCGATGAGCTGCGCGACGCCACGGGAGCCGCCGACTCCGTGCTCGCCCGGCGCCTCGCCTTGATGACCGAGGCGGGCCTCGTGCGGCGCGACGACGAACGGGGGTATCTCCTGACGGAGGTCGGCCGAGAGACCCTCCCGATCCTCCACGCCTACGCGCGATTCACGCGCGTCACCGATCCCGACGGCCCCTGGGGGCTGACCGTCGGCTGCGGGCGCTGCGGCGGGCTCGCGGCATCCGCAGACTGGTGCACGACCTGCGCCGCCCCGCTCGACGCAGACACCACCCGGTGGTCGCGTCGCAGCATGGGCGGCGAGCCGTTCGCGCTCGCATCAGGCACCGCCGCATGA
- a CDS encoding GNAT family N-acetyltransferase, which yields MTIELTRPTTDLFDSWAAAVAEFGDGHVDGSGLQAPVTPDLATLEALIEKSTLLADTTADLPDDAVHNDLYWIVDDGEVVGFLSFRHELNEWLREAGGHIGYSVRASRRRQGYASAALRLGLERAREIGLERVLVTCDDDNVGSYRTIEGAGGVLQDVSDQSARGHAMLRRYWITL from the coding sequence ATGACGATCGAGCTCACGAGGCCCACCACCGACCTGTTCGACTCCTGGGCGGCTGCCGTCGCCGAATTCGGCGACGGTCATGTCGACGGTTCAGGTCTGCAGGCACCCGTCACCCCGGATCTCGCGACGCTCGAGGCCCTGATCGAGAAGTCGACGCTGCTCGCCGACACCACGGCCGACCTGCCCGACGACGCCGTGCACAACGATCTGTACTGGATCGTCGACGACGGCGAGGTCGTCGGTTTCCTCTCCTTCCGGCACGAGTTGAACGAATGGCTCCGTGAGGCGGGCGGCCACATCGGCTACTCGGTGCGCGCCTCTCGCCGCCGACAGGGCTACGCCTCTGCGGCGCTGCGTCTCGGGCTCGAACGTGCTCGCGAGATCGGCCTCGAGCGCGTGCTCGTCACCTGCGACGACGACAACGTCGGCTCGTATCGCACGATCGAGGGTGCCGGAGGCGTGCTGCAGGACGTCAGCGACCAGTCCGCGCGGGGACACGCGATGCTCCGCCGATACTGGATCACCCTCTAG
- a CDS encoding amino acid ABC transporter ATP-binding protein, whose amino-acid sequence MSKIEVRDLHKSFGDNHVLKGIDLTVEDGEVIAVIGPSGSGKSTLLRCLNKLEEPTSGHVIVDGVDLTDKSVKLDEVRQRIGMVFQHFNLFPHMTVLENITLAPVELGKLSKAEAKERALALLDRVGLAEKADAKPASLSGGQKQRVAIARALAMDPEIMLFDEATSALDPEMVGEVLQVIRDLASGGMTMVLVTHEMGFAREVSGRTVFMDGGVVVEEAPPAELFGAPKNERLKDFLSKVL is encoded by the coding sequence ATGAGCAAGATCGAGGTCAGAGACCTGCACAAGTCGTTCGGCGACAACCACGTGCTCAAGGGCATCGACCTGACGGTCGAAGACGGCGAGGTCATCGCGGTCATCGGTCCGTCGGGGTCGGGAAAGTCCACCCTGCTGCGCTGCCTCAACAAGCTCGAGGAGCCGACGTCGGGTCATGTCATCGTCGACGGCGTCGACCTGACCGACAAGAGCGTGAAGCTCGACGAGGTGCGCCAGCGCATCGGCATGGTGTTCCAGCACTTCAACCTGTTCCCGCACATGACCGTGCTCGAGAACATCACTCTCGCGCCGGTCGAGCTCGGCAAGCTGTCGAAGGCCGAGGCGAAGGAGCGGGCGCTCGCTCTGCTCGATCGCGTGGGCCTGGCCGAGAAGGCGGATGCCAAGCCGGCATCGCTCTCGGGCGGTCAGAAGCAGCGCGTGGCGATCGCCCGCGCGCTCGCGATGGACCCCGAGATCATGCTCTTCGATGAGGCCACCAGCGCGCTCGACCCCGAGATGGTCGGTGAGGTGCTGCAGGTGATCCGTGACCTCGCGTCCGGCGGCATGACGATGGTGCTCGTGACGCACGAGATGGGCTTCGCCCGCGAGGTCTCGGGCCGCACGGTGTTCATGGACGGCGGAGTCGTCGTCGAAGAGGCGCCGCCCGCCGAGCTGTTCGGCGCGCCGAAGAACGAGCGCCTGAAGGACTTCCTCTCGAAGGTCCTCTGA
- a CDS encoding MFS transporter, which yields MTAESVEEPTDLPTPTPPAMPQRRIHPAWIVALVALIALIGAAGFRAAPGVLMLPLQDEFGWTTAELSLAVTVNLLLFGLTAPFAAALMQRFGIRAVTVTALFVIGAGAALSVFVATPAQLILTWGVLIGLGTGSMALVFAATITDTWFATRRGLVSGVLTAGSATGQLIFLPVIAAAAEDIGWRGASLIIAGGALAVVPLVWIFVRNRPSDLGVNRYGDSGPVTVTARPKGSAWGAARLAITTLRDAARTKTFWALAIGFAICGATTNGLIGTHFIPSAHDHGMPTTTAAGLLAVVGIFDIAGTVFSGWLTDRVNPRILLAAYYALRGVSLLFLPSLLSADVQPSIVVFIVIYGLDWVATVPPTIALCREVFGDRGPLVFGWVFASHQIGAGIASFLAGMVRDHTGQYTVAWFAAAGLCAVAALVSATIRRHPAAVTSP from the coding sequence ATGACCGCCGAATCGGTCGAGGAGCCGACCGACCTTCCGACACCCACGCCGCCCGCGATGCCGCAGCGCCGCATCCATCCCGCATGGATCGTCGCACTCGTCGCGCTGATCGCACTGATCGGAGCCGCCGGGTTCCGTGCTGCACCAGGGGTGCTGATGCTGCCTCTGCAGGACGAGTTCGGCTGGACCACGGCCGAGCTCTCTCTCGCCGTCACGGTCAACCTGCTGCTGTTCGGCCTCACAGCGCCGTTCGCCGCCGCCCTCATGCAGCGCTTCGGCATCCGCGCCGTCACCGTGACCGCTCTGTTCGTGATCGGAGCGGGTGCTGCGCTGAGCGTCTTCGTCGCCACCCCGGCGCAGCTCATCCTGACGTGGGGCGTGCTCATCGGACTCGGCACCGGGTCGATGGCGCTGGTGTTCGCGGCCACGATCACCGATACCTGGTTCGCGACCAGGCGCGGCCTGGTGTCGGGCGTGCTCACGGCCGGAAGCGCCACCGGGCAGCTGATCTTCCTGCCGGTGATCGCCGCGGCGGCCGAGGACATCGGCTGGCGAGGGGCATCGCTGATCATCGCCGGGGGTGCGCTCGCGGTCGTCCCCCTGGTCTGGATCTTCGTGCGCAACCGTCCGAGCGATCTCGGCGTCAACCGCTACGGCGACAGCGGACCCGTCACCGTGACCGCCCGACCGAAGGGCAGCGCGTGGGGAGCCGCTCGACTCGCGATCACCACACTCCGCGACGCTGCGCGCACCAAGACGTTCTGGGCGCTCGCGATCGGATTCGCGATCTGCGGCGCCACGACCAACGGCCTGATCGGCACCCACTTCATCCCCAGCGCGCACGACCACGGGATGCCGACGACGACCGCAGCCGGGCTGCTCGCCGTGGTCGGGATCTTCGACATCGCCGGCACGGTGTTCTCGGGCTGGCTGACCGACCGGGTGAACCCTCGCATTCTGTTGGCCGCGTACTACGCGCTGCGCGGCGTGAGCCTGCTGTTCCTGCCGAGCCTGCTGTCGGCCGACGTGCAGCCGAGCATCGTCGTGTTCATCGTGATCTACGGCCTCGACTGGGTGGCGACGGTTCCGCCGACCATCGCACTGTGCCGTGAGGTCTTCGGCGATCGGGGTCCCCTCGTGTTCGGCTGGGTGTTCGCCTCGCACCAGATCGGCGCCGGCATCGCCTCGTTCCTCGCGGGCATGGTGCGCGACCACACGGGCCAGTACACCGTCGCCTGGTTCGCCGCCGCCGGCCTCTGCGCCGTCGCCGCGCTGGTGAGCGCCACGATCCGCCGGCATCCGGCCGCGGTCACGTCGCCCTGA
- the purD gene encoding phosphoribosylamine--glycine ligase, translating into MKILVLGSGAREHAIILALRAETAEHEIFVAPGNAGIAQDATPVTLDMLDGAAVTSFANEHAVDLVVVGPEAPLVAGVADVLRAHGIPVFGPGKAAAQLEGSKSFAKRIMDAAGVPTGRAVRATTTAQVEAAFDDLGAPHVVKADGLAAGKGVIVTSDRAEALAHAEHYLPSGPVLIEEFLSGPEVSLFFLSDGDTVRALSPAQDFKRALDGDAGPNTGGMGAYSPLPWLADQFGSEQAFVEEVTRDVALPVIRQLDEEGTPFIGLLYAGLILTPAGVRVIEFNARFGDPETQIVLPRLVTPLSELLFAAASGTLEDQPEPVFSDDVAITVVLASEGYPEAPQTGRPIEGLADAAAVEGVRLVHAATASPDAPGGSLIATGGRVLNVVAVASDFRTARDRAYEAIGRITLEGSHFRTDIAARVAE; encoded by the coding sequence GTGAAGATTCTCGTCCTCGGTTCCGGTGCCCGTGAGCACGCGATCATCCTCGCCCTGCGAGCAGAGACCGCGGAGCACGAGATCTTCGTCGCCCCCGGCAACGCCGGGATCGCGCAGGACGCGACGCCCGTCACCCTCGACATGCTCGACGGCGCCGCGGTGACCTCCTTCGCCAACGAGCACGCCGTCGACCTCGTGGTGGTCGGCCCGGAGGCCCCGCTGGTCGCCGGTGTCGCCGATGTGCTGCGCGCGCACGGTATTCCCGTGTTCGGCCCCGGCAAGGCTGCGGCGCAGCTCGAGGGATCCAAGTCGTTCGCCAAGCGGATCATGGATGCGGCCGGCGTGCCCACCGGACGAGCGGTGCGCGCCACCACGACCGCCCAGGTCGAGGCCGCGTTCGACGACCTCGGAGCCCCCCATGTGGTGAAGGCCGATGGACTGGCGGCAGGCAAGGGCGTCATCGTGACGTCCGACCGCGCCGAGGCGCTCGCGCACGCCGAGCACTATCTGCCCTCGGGCCCCGTGCTCATCGAGGAGTTCCTCTCGGGCCCCGAGGTCTCGCTGTTCTTCCTGAGCGACGGCGACACCGTGCGGGCGCTCAGCCCCGCGCAGGACTTCAAGCGTGCGCTCGACGGCGACGCAGGTCCCAACACCGGGGGCATGGGCGCATACTCGCCGCTGCCGTGGCTGGCCGACCAGTTCGGCAGCGAGCAGGCCTTCGTCGAAGAGGTCACCCGAGATGTCGCCCTGCCCGTGATCCGTCAGCTCGACGAGGAGGGCACCCCGTTCATCGGCCTGCTCTACGCCGGGCTCATCCTGACTCCCGCCGGTGTGCGCGTGATCGAGTTCAACGCCCGCTTCGGCGACCCCGAGACCCAGATCGTGCTGCCTCGTCTCGTGACGCCGCTGTCGGAGCTGCTGTTCGCCGCGGCATCCGGCACTCTCGAAGACCAGCCCGAGCCGGTCTTCAGCGACGATGTCGCCATCACCGTCGTCCTGGCCAGCGAGGGCTATCCCGAGGCTCCGCAGACCGGTCGCCCGATCGAAGGCCTGGCCGACGCCGCGGCCGTCGAGGGCGTGCGTCTCGTGCACGCTGCGACCGCGAGCCCCGATGCACCCGGCGGCTCGCTGATCGCCACCGGTGGGCGCGTGCTGAACGTCGTCGCTGTGGCATCGGACTTCCGCACCGCGCGCGACCGGGCATACGAGGCCATCGGCCGCATCACTCTCGAGGGTTCGCACTTCCGCACCGACATCGCGGCCCGCGTCGCGGAGTAG
- the purM gene encoding phosphoribosylformylglycinamidine cyclo-ligase codes for MAASPTNPYSEAGVDTAAGDLAVELMKSSVRATHGPEVLGGVGGFAGLFDASALRDFRRPLLATSTDGVGTKVAIAQAIDKHDTIGQDLVGMVVDDIVVVGAKPLFMTDYIACGKVFPQRIADIVRGIAEACTATGTALIGGETAEHPGLLGPRDYDVAGAATGVVEADGILGADRVQDGDVVLAVESSGLHSNGYSLVRHIVTNAGIGYGDNAADFGKTWGEALLEPTRLYTLPLLRLIEQLGGATGAGGVHSLSHVTGGGIAANLARVLPQGSWAEVDRSTWSPSPVFRVLSDIAGSTLESAEGTWNLGIGFLAIVAADKKDAAIAALAADGMPAWQVGTVGFGARPAGEFEQGAKGVDGGAVRLVGAYADGAK; via the coding sequence GTGGCTGCCTCCCCCACCAATCCCTATTCCGAAGCCGGCGTCGATACCGCTGCAGGCGATCTCGCCGTCGAGCTGATGAAGTCTTCCGTGCGCGCTACGCACGGCCCTGAAGTGCTCGGCGGTGTCGGCGGCTTCGCCGGACTGTTCGACGCGAGTGCGCTGCGCGACTTCCGTCGCCCGCTGCTCGCGACCAGCACAGACGGCGTCGGCACGAAGGTCGCCATCGCGCAGGCCATCGACAAGCACGACACGATCGGCCAGGACCTCGTCGGCATGGTGGTCGACGACATCGTCGTGGTGGGCGCGAAGCCGCTCTTCATGACCGACTACATCGCCTGCGGCAAGGTCTTCCCGCAGCGCATCGCCGACATCGTGCGCGGCATCGCCGAGGCGTGCACCGCCACCGGCACCGCGCTCATCGGCGGCGAGACCGCAGAGCACCCCGGGCTCCTCGGCCCGCGCGACTACGACGTGGCAGGCGCCGCGACCGGAGTCGTCGAGGCCGACGGCATCCTGGGGGCCGACCGCGTGCAGGACGGCGACGTCGTGCTCGCCGTCGAGTCCAGCGGACTGCACTCCAACGGCTACTCGCTCGTGCGCCACATCGTCACGAACGCCGGAATCGGCTACGGCGACAACGCCGCCGACTTCGGCAAGACCTGGGGTGAGGCTCTTCTCGAGCCGACGCGCCTCTACACGCTTCCGCTGCTTCGTCTGATCGAGCAGCTCGGCGGCGCGACGGGCGCGGGCGGAGTGCACTCGCTCAGCCACGTCACCGGCGGCGGCATCGCGGCCAACCTCGCCCGTGTGCTCCCGCAGGGCAGCTGGGCCGAGGTCGACCGCAGCACGTGGTCGCCGAGCCCGGTCTTCCGCGTGCTCAGCGACATCGCAGGGTCGACGCTGGAATCCGCCGAGGGCACCTGGAACCTCGGCATCGGATTCCTTGCGATCGTCGCGGCCGACAAGAAGGATGCCGCCATCGCGGCGCTCGCGGCAGACGGCATGCCCGCGTGGCAGGTCGGAACCGTGGGCTTCGGCGCGCGTCCGGCAGGAGAGTTCGAACAGGGCGCCAAGGGCGTCGACGGTGGAGCAGTGCGCCTGGTCGGCGCCTATGCGGACGGAGCGAAGTAA
- a CDS encoding NUDIX hydrolase yields the protein MSQNPDTLHGARAELLAAAKRSEGWTGPVPPVDGSAHPASVLVLFGKLDSTPAQTDATTMAADLDVLLQRRAATLSSHPGQVSFPGGRAEDADADAVATALREAEEETGLDPAGVEILATLAEIPLAASNHMVTPVLGWWRSPSRVAAVDHAETVDVFRVPVAQLLDPKTRFTSTIHRMGRTWKGPAFDVDGTIVWGFTAMVLDALFDAAGWTMPWDRSAERPVEL from the coding sequence ATGAGCCAGAATCCCGACACCCTGCACGGCGCGAGAGCCGAGCTGCTCGCCGCGGCGAAGCGCAGTGAGGGCTGGACGGGGCCTGTGCCACCGGTCGACGGCAGCGCGCATCCGGCGTCCGTGCTCGTGCTGTTCGGCAAGCTCGACAGCACCCCGGCTCAGACCGACGCCACGACCATGGCCGCCGACCTCGACGTGCTGCTGCAGCGCCGAGCGGCCACGCTGTCGTCGCACCCCGGCCAGGTGTCGTTCCCCGGCGGCCGGGCCGAGGATGCGGATGCGGATGCCGTCGCCACCGCCCTGCGCGAGGCCGAAGAGGAGACCGGTCTCGACCCGGCCGGCGTCGAGATCCTCGCCACTCTTGCCGAGATCCCGCTCGCCGCGAGCAACCACATGGTCACCCCCGTGCTCGGCTGGTGGCGTTCGCCATCGCGCGTCGCGGCCGTGGATCACGCCGAGACGGTCGACGTGTTCCGTGTGCCCGTGGCACAGCTGCTCGACCCCAAGACCCGGTTCACATCGACCATTCACCGCATGGGTCGCACCTGGAAGGGGCCGGCGTTCGACGTCGACGGCACGATCGTGTGGGGTTTCACGGCGATGGTGCTCGATGCGCTGTTCGACGCCGCAGGCTGGACCATGCCGTGGGACCGGTCGGCGGAGCGCCCGGTCGAGCTCTGA
- the purF gene encoding amidophosphoribosyltransferase, which translates to MCGIVGMVGSAPVNQDIYDALLLLQHRGQDATGIATAEANGVMHNAKAQGMVREAFRTRDMRGLLGNVGLGHVRYATKGTASNEEEMQPFYVNAPYGIILIHNGNLTNTRELTADMAQRDRRHLNSSSDTELLLNVLAGELQNTTSTVDLDAERVFEAVERTHERIEGAYAVIAVIAGYGLLAFRDPFGIRPLILGRRPSTVPGAEGRDEWVVASESLVLENADYEVVREVEPGEAIFITNEGELHSRQCAEDPVLAPCAFEYVYLARPDSVMNGVSVYESRLRMGDKLADTIAKHVPMDKIDVVMPIPDSSRPAAMEVARKLGIEYREGFYKNRYVGRTFIMPGQAVRKKSVRQKLNAMSTEFQGKNVLLIDDSIVRGTTSKQIIQMARDAGATSVTFASAAPPVRYPHVYGINMPSRHELIAHGRTIPEIATELGCDHLVYQEVDDLKAAITEGSVLNDLDMSCFDGRYVTGTVSDEYLAWVEGSQTS; encoded by the coding sequence ATGTGCGGCATCGTCGGAATGGTGGGCTCTGCCCCGGTCAATCAGGACATCTACGACGCACTCCTGCTGCTGCAGCACCGCGGCCAGGATGCGACGGGAATCGCGACAGCTGAGGCGAACGGCGTCATGCACAACGCCAAGGCGCAGGGCATGGTCCGCGAGGCGTTCCGCACCCGCGACATGCGCGGGCTCCTCGGGAACGTCGGGCTCGGTCACGTGCGCTATGCGACCAAGGGCACGGCGTCGAACGAAGAGGAGATGCAGCCGTTCTACGTGAACGCGCCGTACGGCATCATCCTCATCCACAACGGCAACCTGACGAACACGCGCGAGCTCACGGCCGACATGGCCCAGCGCGACCGCCGTCACCTCAACTCCTCGAGTGACACCGAGCTGCTGCTCAACGTGCTCGCCGGCGAACTGCAGAACACGACGTCGACGGTCGACCTCGACGCCGAGCGGGTGTTCGAGGCCGTCGAGCGCACGCATGAGCGCATCGAGGGCGCCTATGCCGTCATCGCCGTGATCGCGGGCTACGGTCTGCTCGCGTTCCGCGACCCGTTCGGCATCCGCCCCCTCATCCTCGGTCGTCGCCCCTCGACCGTCCCTGGCGCGGAAGGCCGCGACGAATGGGTCGTCGCGAGCGAGTCGCTAGTGCTCGAGAACGCCGACTACGAGGTGGTCCGCGAGGTCGAGCCCGGCGAGGCGATCTTCATCACCAACGAGGGCGAACTGCACAGCCGGCAGTGCGCCGAGGATCCCGTGCTCGCGCCGTGCGCGTTCGAGTACGTCTACCTCGCTCGTCCCGACTCGGTCATGAACGGCGTCTCCGTCTACGAGTCGCGTCTGCGCATGGGCGACAAGCTCGCCGACACGATCGCCAAGCACGTGCCGATGGACAAGATCGACGTCGTCATGCCGATCCCCGATTCGTCTCGCCCCGCGGCCATGGAGGTCGCCCGCAAGCTGGGCATCGAATACCGCGAGGGCTTCTACAAGAACCGCTACGTCGGCCGCACCTTCATCATGCCCGGCCAGGCCGTGCGCAAGAAGAGCGTGCGTCAGAAGCTGAACGCGATGTCGACCGAGTTCCAGGGCAAGAACGTGCTGCTGATCGACGATTCGATCGTGCGGGGCACGACGTCGAAGCAGATCATCCAGATGGCCCGGGATGCCGGTGCCACCTCGGTGACGTTCGCGTCTGCCGCGCCGCCCGTGCGATACCCGCACGTCTACGGCATCAACATGCCGTCGCGCCATGAGCTCATCGCCCACGGACGGACGATCCCCGAGATCGCCACCGAGCTGGGCTGCGACCACCTGGTCTACCAGGAGGTCGACGACCTCAAGGCCGCCATCACCGAGGGCTCCGTGCTGAACGATCTCGACATGAGCTGCTTCGACGGCCGGTACGTCACCGGCACGGTCTCCGACGAGTACCTCGCGTGGGTGGAGGGGTCGCAGACCTCGTGA